The following is a genomic window from Nicotiana tabacum cultivar K326 chromosome 3, ASM71507v2, whole genome shotgun sequence.
GAAGACCTTGAATACCTGAAATCTGATAACCAATGGTGGCAGGAGTGTTGTTGCTCATGTTTGGGTCAATTAAGCTCTTTGCATCAGCTGCAGAGCTCAATGGCACACTTGTTGACAGCATTGGCACTGAAAATGGCGAACTTTGGGCAAGGTTGTTGTTATTAGGAACAACAGGAAACAAGGGCTGAGACACGGGAACAGGTGAGTTAGATGCAGGGAGGCCTGGAGGACTGACAAGTGTTGGTGGTGCAATAGCTGGCATTGGAGGCCTCACATTTTGCACAGGAAATAATGGTTGTTGCGGCAGACCCATTGGTGCAGGAGGTGGAACCGAGACAGCAGGATATTGTGGATACCAAGGTTGGGGCCGAGGGGGGACTGGCCAACCAGCAGGAGGCATTGGCACAGCAGGATTATAGCTGCACAAACAGGCCAGATCCATGTAAGATTTATTTACCTATTGGAGCTGCTGATTCAAAGTTAATAAATCCAAAGCATGCCAATAAACAACAGAATGTAGAAGAAAAGGTtaacaaaaagataaaaatgtCAAGGCTAAAATTTCCCctattatcttttttattttgtggCGACAGTCTCCTCGACTAGTCCACCGAGTAGCCAGTTAGAGCTCACAAGCATAAGTGCTGCCGTGCCAGTTCATATCAGTGTTGTAGTTGGGATTCAAACATGGAATTTCAAGATTGTTACTGCTATCCCTCAACTACTCAGCCATCCCTTGGAGACATAATTCTGTTTTATCAATATGCGAGAAGGCTAACTATAACAAGGAAGAAATGGGTCAACTTTAATACTGAAACCCATGCTGCTGGACACCTGAAAAACTAGCGCTAGAATTCTTTACAGACCAATTGTTGACAAAATTTAGGTATGCCACACCATCAGTCATAACTATAACAAAGTCAGAGCTGGGATATACTATATTAAAGGGCTAGATTCCTAATCTCATATATTCATTATTCTGCTCGTTTGACCAAGTAATACTGATCCTAACATAGGAATCTTTCAGAAGAAATCAAGAAATATTAGGTAATCCTAGAATAGAAATACAAAGCaagaccccccccccccggaTCCTTGTAGTCCTCAAAAAGACCAGAATCAACTATATAGGAACTAAAGTTTAGTACAAGAGACTTCTGCTAAATCACTGTCCCGGATGGGCTCCATATTGGAATATTCTTAAGTCTATCTTCTTAAAAAGAAATAGTTGGTGACTTGGTTCTCTTATTTTGTATTGATGGCTGTGTTACTAGTCAAAATTGTAAAAGTTTTCCTTTTTCAAGatgtatgaatttttctttgCATTTATTCCGTCTTACACACAAACTTATTCAAGGAATATACTCCTTGATACTGATAAACGGACACGAATGACAGATTCCATCTTAAACAAAACTTATTCAAGGAGAACATATGCTttgatagaaaaaataaaaatgaattgACTCCAGACTTCAAGAACAAATGAAGAGATCATGTCTCGCAACTTATGGGGTTATATTTTCTCACAAATCCCAAATATCGGAAGTGTTTTCTTTGTGAAAAGTAAACTCGTGCAACATCATATGAAAAGGAAAGTATCCTAATGTATTCAAGCACAAGGAATTCTGAACGCATAAAAAAAGCATTTCCACAACTAACATACAGTGGTGGCATTGCACCAAAAGGTGCCCGGGGAGGGTATCCTGGAATTGCACCACCAACATACTGGGATGACGGAATGTCCACTTTGGCAGTTTTTGCTGGGGCCTCATCATCTACAGGAAAATAAAAGCCAGTGAGAGAACAAACTTAGGTTTATGTAGTCATGAAAGCAGAGAAGCTAGAACAGACAACTCTAGCAGCATCTATGGGAAAGATCTGCAGAAAGCTGAAAAGGTAATACGCTGATATTAAATC
Proteins encoded in this region:
- the LOC107811028 gene encoding protein SUPPRESSOR OF FRI 4 isoform X3; this encodes MQGIPPDVLAAHYGEEDDEAPAKTAKVDIPSSQYVGGAIPGYPPRAPFGAMPPLYNPAVPMPPAGWPVPPRPQPWYPQYPAVSVPPPAPMGLPQQPLFPVQNVRPPMPAIAPPTLVSPPGLPASNSPVPVSQPLFPVVPNNNNLAQSSPFSVPMLSTSVPLSSAADAKSLIDPNMSNNTPATIGYQISAPAPVNSHSYASGPNTGGPSYGPPPVIANKVPANQPATNEVYLVWDDEAMSMEERRMSLPKYQVHDETSQVSYNYLILVFLPMAMDMALSYTYVQMVGVSFISQIQLFTILSYS